A genome region from Microtus ochrogaster isolate Prairie Vole_2 chromosome 1, MicOch1.0, whole genome shotgun sequence includes the following:
- the Dnajb9 gene encoding dnaJ homolog subfamily B member 9 has product MATPQSVFVFAICILMITELILASKSYYDILGVPKSASERQIKKAFHKLAMKYHPDKNKSPDAEAKFREIAEAYETLSDSHRRKEYDTVGHSAFTNGKGQRGSGSPFEQSFNFNFDDLFKDFNIFGQNQNTRSKKHFENHFQTRQDGSNRQRHRFQEFSFGGGLFDDMFEDMEKMFSFSGFETTNRHTVQTENRFHGSSKHCRTVTQRRGNMVTTYTDCSGQ; this is encoded by the exons ATGGCTACTCCCCAGTCAGTTTTTGTCTTTGCGATTTGCATTTTAATGATAACAGAATTGATCCTGGCGTCAAAAAGCTACTATGATATCTTAGGTGTGCCAAAATCTGCTTCAGAGAGACAAATAAAGAAGGCCTTTCACAAATTAGCCATGAAGTACCACCCTGACAAAAATAAGAGCCCCGATGCTGAAGCAAAATTCAGAGAGATTGCAGAAG CATATGAAACTCTCTCAGATTCTCATAGGCGAAAAGAGTACGATACAGTTGGACACAGTGCTTTCACTAATggcaaaggacagagagggagtggAAGTCCTTTTGAGCAGTCTTTTAACTTCAATTTTGATGACTTATTTAAAGACTTTAATATTTTTGGCCAGAACCAAAACACTCGGTCCAAGAAGCATTTTGAAAATCACTTTCAGACACGCCAGGATGGCTCCAATAGACAGCGGCATCGTTTCCAGGAGTTTTCTTTTGGCGGTGGATTGTTTGATGATATGTTTGAAGATatggagaaaatgttttcttttagtggCTTTGAGACCACCAATCGACACACAGTACAGACTGAAAATAGATTTCATGGATCTAGTAAGCACTGCAGGACTGTCACTCAACGAAGAGGAAATATGGTTACTACATACACTGACTGTTCAGGACAATAG